The Chelatococcus sp. HY11 nucleotide sequence TCCCGTGGAGACCCTGCGCCAGGCCGCTGAGCTCGGCTTCGCCGGCATTTACGTGCGCGACGAGGTCGGCGGATCTGGTCTCACGCGGCTGGACGCGGCCGTTATTTTCGAGGCGCTGGCTACAGGCTGTCCAACGATCGCCGCCTATATCTCCATCCACAACATGTGCGCCTGGATGATCGACGCTTTCGGCGACGAAGATCAGCGCCAGCGCTTCCTGCCGGGGCTCACATCGATGGCGTCGCTCGCGAGCTATTGTCTCACGGAGCCCGGCGCCGGTTCCGATGCATCGGCCCTGCGAACACGCGCGGTGCGCGACGGCGACCACTATGTGATCGATGGACAGAAGCAGTTCATTTCAGGAGCCGGCGTCAGCGACCTTTATGTGGTGATGGCCCGCACGGGCGGGGAGGGGCCGCGCGGTATCTCGGCGCTGGTGGCGCCCGGCGACACGCCGGGTCTGTCCTTCGGCGCCAATGAGCGGAAGATGGGCTGGAACGCCCAGCCCACCCGCACTGTCGTGTTCGAAGGGGTGCGTGTGCCGGTCGCCAACCGGCTCGGTGCGGAAGGGGACGGTTTTCGCATCGCCATGGCGGGGCTTGACGGAGGTCGCCTCAATATCGCCGCCTGCTCGCTTGGTGGAGCCCAGGCGGCGCTGGACAAGACGCTCGTCTATCTGCGCGAGCGCCACGCCTTCGGCCAGGCGCTTGCCGCATTCCAGGCGTTGCAGTTTCGCGTGGCCGACATGGCGACGGAACTTGAGGTCGCCCGCACCTTCCTCTGGCGCGCCGCGTCGGCGCTCGATGCCAAGTCGCCCGACGCGACGAAACTCTGCGCGATGGCCAAGCGTTTCGTCACCGACGCCGCGTTCGAGGTCGCTAATCAGGCGCTTCAGTTGCATGGTGGCTACGGTTATCTCGCCGAATATGGCATCGAGAAGATCGTACGCGACCTGCGTGTGCATCAGATTCTCGAGGGAACGAACGAGATCATGCAGGTCATCATCGCCCGATCCCTTCTTGGTGGACGCTCATGACCGACAGTCAATCCGCAATCTCCGAAGTCATTGTCGAGAGGCAGGGCACGCTGGGCCGCATCCGGCTGAACCGGCCGAAAGCCCTGAACAGCCTCACCCTGCCCATGGTACGCAGGATCGAGGCGGCGCTCGACGATTTCGAGGCGGATCCGGCTGTTGCCGCCGTGCTTGTCACCGGCGAAGGGGAACGTGGCCTTTGTGCCGGCGGCGACATCCGCGCCCTGGCGGAGAGTGTGCGCAACGGCGACGACCGCGCCGCGACCTTCTGGCGGGAAGAATACCGTCTCAACGCGCGCATCTCCCATTTCCCGAAACCCTATGTCGCGCTGATGGACGGCATCACCATGGGCGGCGGCGTCGGGATCTCGGCGCATGGCGCGCACCGCATCGTCACCGAACGCACCCGTGTCGCCATGCCGGAAACCGGCATCGGTTTCCTGCCGGACATCGGCGGCACGTGGCTGCTGTCGCGGCAGGCGAATGAGGTGGGCACTTACTTGGCGCTGACCGGCGAGGCTATCGGCGCGTCGGACGCGATCTTTGCGGGCCTCGCCGACATCTTCATGCCCTTCGAGGACTATCCGCGCCTTGTCGCTGCCCTCGCGGAGCTGCCGGCCGGCACGGGCCAGGCCGCGGTGGGCGCGGTCGTCGCGGGCTTCGGTCGCAGCGTCGCGGCGACGCCGCTGCAGGACAATGTCGCCGTCGTAACACACGCGATGGCAGCCGATGACGTGCAGGCGATCCTCGCGGCCCTTGAAGACGACGGCTCGCCCTTCGCGATGGCCACCCGCAAGACGATCACCGAAAAATCCCCGACGAGCCTTGCGCTGACGCTGCGGTTGCTGCGCCTGGGGCGCGCCAGCCCGTCGCTGGAGACCTGCCTGGAGCGTGAATTCGCCGCCGCTGTCTCCATGACGCGCGGCCCCGATTTCTACGAGGGCGTGCGGGCGGCGGTCATCGACAAGGATCGCAATCCGCGCTGGTCGCCGGCCGCCCTGGACGAGGTCGATCCGGAGGTCGTCGAGGGCTTCCTTGCGCCGGCTTCCGAACCTGTGTTCGGGCGCGACGCGTAGGGCCGGCCATCGCTGCTCGCGGCCCCAGACGCCGCGGGTTCCGCGCTATCCCGGACACCGGGCGAAACGGGCCGGTGTCGAGAAACAGAATGGTCCAGAAACGACCGCCGTGTGGCCGAGGCCACCTGCGATGCAGAGGAGACAGATATCATGACCGGCGAGACGATCGCGTTCATCGGCCTCGGTAACATGGGCGGCCCCATGGCGGCTAATTTGCTGGCCGCCGGCCACAGCGTGCGCGGCTTCGACCTGGTGGCGGAGGCGCGCGAGGCGGCCGCCCAGGCGGGCGTCGTCATCGCCGCCTCCGCCGCCGAGGCCGTCGCCGGCGCGTCCATCGTCATCACCATGCTGCCGGCGGGCCGGCATGTGATCGCGGTCTGGTCGGAGCTTGTGACAGTGGTGGCGCCTGGCGCGCTGCTGATCGACTGTTCGACCGTCGATGTCGACAGCGCGCGCAAGGCGCACGCCCTGGCGGCCGCGCAAGGCCATGCTTCCCTGGACGCGCCGGTATCGGGCGGCATCGGCGGCGCCAAGGCGGGAACGCTCACCTTCATGGTGGGTGGCGCGGCGGACAGCTTCGCGCGCGGCCAGGCCATTCTCGCGCGCATGGGCAAAAACATCTTCCATTGCGGCGAGGCAGGCGCGGGGCAGGTCGCCAAGATCTGCAACAACATGATCCTCGGCATCTCGATGATCGGCGTCAGCGAGGCTTTCGTGCTCGGCGAGAAGCTCGGGCTGTCGCGCCAGGCCCTGTTCGATGTCGCCTCGGTGTCATCCGGCCAGTGCTGGTCGCTGACCACCTATTGTCCGGTGCCCGGCCCGGTGCCGACTTCGCCAGCCAACAACGACTATAAGCCGGGCTTTGCCGCCGCCCTGATGCTGAAGGACCTGCGGCTGGCGCAGGAGGCGGCGAATTCTGCCGGCGTCAGCACGCCGCTCGGCGCGGAAGCGGCGCAACTCTACAGCCTGTTCGCTGGCCTTGGATCGGCCGGTGAGGACTTCTCGGCCATCATCAAGATGCTGCGTGGCCATTCGGAAAAGGGAGCCGCCTGACATGGGCTACGAGACCATCATCACCGCGCAGCACGGCCGCGTCCTGCTTATCACGCTCAACCGGCCGAAGGCGCTGAACGCGCTCAATGCCCAGGTTGCCGCGGAACTCATCGACGCCGCCAGCGCGGCCGATCGCGACCCGGGTATCGGCTGCCTTGTGGTGACCGGCTCGGAGCGCGCCTTCGCCGCCGGCGCCGATATCAAGGAGATGCAGAGCCAGTCCTACGACGAGATGTATGCCGCCGACTGGTTCGCGCAGTGGGAGCGCTTCGCGGCAACGCGCAAGCCGGTGATCGCGGCGGTTGCCGGCTATGCGCTCGGCGGCGGCTGCGAGCTCGCCATGATGTGCGACTTCATCCTGGCCGCCGATAACGCGCAGTTCGGCCAGCCGGAGATCAAGCTCGGCGTCATGCCGGGCATGGGCGGCAGCCAGCGGCTGACCCGCGTCGTCGGCAAGGCGAAAGCCATGGAGATGTGCCTGACAGGCCGCATGATGGATGCCGTGGAGGCGGAGCGCAGCGGGCTTGTCGCGCGTATCGTGCCGGCGGCGGATCTCGTCGCCGAGGCGTTGAAAACCGCCGAGACCATCGCCGGCATGGCCTTGCCGATCGCCATGATGACGAAGGAGACGGTGAACCGCGCCTATGAGACCACGCTGGCCGAGGGCATCCGCTTCGAACGCCGCGTGTTTCACGCGATGTTCTCCACCGCCGACCAGAAGGAGGGCATGGCCGCCTTCGTGGAAAAGCGCCCCGCGCAGTTCCACCGGACATAACGGGCCATTCTCGGCAGGCAGGCGTTCGTCGGGGCGCGCTCCGCTGCGGACAATCCTTCCGCAGCCGCGTCAGATCACGGGGGACGATCGTCCGTTCCGTGGTCGCGCCAGAGCGCGGCATTTGCATTTTATCGAACTTGGGGGTGCACTTAGCGGAAATATGGCTATGCTCTTCAGGGCACGGGTTGGGCATTCTGCCTAGCCGCATAGCTGGCGCACGTGACGCCGGCACATGTTAGGAGACTCATTGCAGGTTCTTGTCCGCGACAACAATGTCGATCAGGCCCTTCGCGCTCTGAAGAGAAAGATGCAACGCGAGGGAATTTTCCGCGAGATGAAGGCCCGCAGAGCCTACGAAAAACCTTCGGAAAAACGAACCCGGGAAAAGGCCGAAGCTATCCGCCGTAGTCGCAAAGCCGCACGAAAGCAGGCACAGCGGGAAGGTCTACTTCCAGCGCCGAAGAAAAAAGTAACTGATCCGCGCCAGCCACCCAGGCCGGCATAAGGCAAGACCCAGAGGCGCGCGCATCGAGCGCGCGCCTACTTCGGTGCTAAATTGCCAAAACTGGGCGCTTGGAACGGCGCTTGGCCGTTGCGGTCAATTTCTCTGGTGCGACCCTGGAAGTTGCATCTTCCTTCGCCTTCCGAAGAGCGCGTAAGCGTTCAGTTCGCGCGAGCACCTCGTCTTGCGTGGCGAGGTGATCCGCCCATGCCTTGGAAGCCTCGGCTTCGGCATCCGCCTTTCTGCGGGCGGTGGCGGTCTTTCGTAAAGCCAGATTATCGGGAGTATCTTCCATGATAGCCTCCTTCCGTCCTGAGACAAGGGCCGAGCAAACTCGCCCCTCGCTTTAGCTCTTCAGCTCCAGCCCAACGCAACATGTCGTTGGATTCTAGGCCGTTCCCTATAAAGCCTGGAGATTTTCCGCTGCGACCTTGCCCCTGCGAGGATCGGTGACTGCATCAAAACTCACCTTCTGGCCTTCAGTGAGCGTGCGCATTCCTGCCCGCTCAAGCGCAGTGATATGAACGAAGACATCTGGCCCGCCGTTGTCCGGCTGAATAAAACCAAAGCCTTTGTCGACGTTGAAGAATTTTACGGTGCCATCAGTCATAGCGAGCTCCTTGCCGCATGCATAAAGGTACGCGCGGAAGCATGACCGCGCGCTTACTGCATCGATTTTGATGGGAAGATCGCCGGAAACGCCGTTGGCGCAAAAAACAAAGTTCGGCAACAAGATCGATAAAGCTTGTTATCATCTAAAGACGTCAGAGGCCAGCGCAAGCTTTGGAACCGCTACGGAGAGGCTGCCGTTTTATGGGAAGCCCAGGCGCGGTGAGGAAAACTTTCCCGAGGCCGCTTGGCGCACAGCGCAGCGTGTCGCCGCTCTCTGACAACCTGAGCGACTACCCATTCTAGGTGCGATCGGAGCCAAGCTCACGCCTGGGCGGCCGGCGATCAGGCACAAAACGCGCTCGGCCGCTCTGCGGCCAGCAACAAAGTCATACCGCATCTTTCCTTCACGGCGAGGTTGGTGAGGGGGATCTGCATGATCCAAGGCTTCACCAATGGGTGAAGCGTAAACGGCAATACACCCATCCCAAATCGCGCTTTCGCGTGGCCTGGATCGTGCATAGGGATGACGACAGCTCTCCTGGCCGATATGAGGAGAACGCCTCCAACCAGGCTGGCAGGATGGAGCAGAACGGCGCAGGGGAGTCGGGTAGTGATTGCGGGCAGGGGCCGAAAGCTTCACGTGTCATCCGAGAGGGACTGGTGACATGCGCGGCGTTATCTTCAAGTCCGCCGCTGTCGCAGCTGGGTCTGCCGCAGCATCTCTGCTGCTAGCGGCCACGATTGTACCGGCGATTGGAGGCGTGGTCGACGGTAACGCATGGTTGATGAGCACCGTCCTGCCTGTTGTCATAGCCTGGCCCGCGAGCGCCGTCATGTTCTGGCAGAGCGCCCGCTTTCGAGCCGCGAACCAGCAGCTTGCCAAGGCCCATGCCGAGCTCCTCGACGCCCACCGCCAGCTGGCGGAGAAGGCCAGCCGCGACCACATGACCGGTATGCTCAACCGTGAGAGTTTCTTCGCCGCGCTCGACCAAGCTCAGCGCGAGAGCGGGAACTATGCGTTGCTGATCATCGACGCAGACAATTTCAAGATGATCAATGACCGCTTCGGCCATCTGGCCGGTGACTTGGCGCTGACCCTGATCGCCGCTGCCATCAAGGAGGGAGTGCGTGAAAGGGATACAAGGGGCCGCGTCGGCGGCGAGGAATTCGCGATCCTGCTCTCCCGGGTAACCGCCAATGAGTTGGCCGCGATCGCTGAGCGGATTCTGGCCAAGGTCGCTGAAATCCGTTTCGAGCCCGTCGAGGGGAAAGTGGTTTCTCTCAGCGTCAGTATCGGCGGGGCGAGTTGTTGGGAAGGCGGCACATCCGATGACTTGTGGCAACTCGCGGATCGGCGCCTCTATGTTGCCAAAAGGTCCGGTCGCAACACGACTGTGATGAGCGATCCCCCGCTCAGGAGCGCCATGGCCGAAGAGTGCAAGTCCGAGTGACAGGCCCCGCGATAAGAGCTTCAAATTCCCACAGGATACCTGTCCGAACCCGGCGCCCAGCGTGAAAAATGGAGCCGACGCTTCCCGATGCCCGAGCACAGGGACGGTATCGGTGGGCTCAAGGTGGTGCATCGGCCACAACCCCCATCCACGCCGTCAAGTCTTTGGCGAGAAGCGTCGCTGCCGTTTCATTCAGTCGAATCTCACG carries:
- a CDS encoding isobutyryl-CoA dehydrogenase; this encodes MDFGLNEEQAAIRAMAARFADEQLAPHALDWDERKHFPVETLRQAAELGFAGIYVRDEVGGSGLTRLDAAVIFEALATGCPTIAAYISIHNMCAWMIDAFGDEDQRQRFLPGLTSMASLASYCLTEPGAGSDASALRTRAVRDGDHYVIDGQKQFISGAGVSDLYVVMARTGGEGPRGISALVAPGDTPGLSFGANERKMGWNAQPTRTVVFEGVRVPVANRLGAEGDGFRIAMAGLDGGRLNIAACSLGGAQAALDKTLVYLRERHAFGQALAAFQALQFRVADMATELEVARTFLWRAASALDAKSPDATKLCAMAKRFVTDAAFEVANQALQLHGGYGYLAEYGIEKIVRDLRVHQILEGTNEIMQVIIARSLLGGRS
- a CDS encoding enoyl-CoA hydratase/isomerase family protein, whose translation is MTDSQSAISEVIVERQGTLGRIRLNRPKALNSLTLPMVRRIEAALDDFEADPAVAAVLVTGEGERGLCAGGDIRALAESVRNGDDRAATFWREEYRLNARISHFPKPYVALMDGITMGGGVGISAHGAHRIVTERTRVAMPETGIGFLPDIGGTWLLSRQANEVGTYLALTGEAIGASDAIFAGLADIFMPFEDYPRLVAALAELPAGTGQAAVGAVVAGFGRSVAATPLQDNVAVVTHAMAADDVQAILAALEDDGSPFAMATRKTITEKSPTSLALTLRLLRLGRASPSLETCLEREFAAAVSMTRGPDFYEGVRAAVIDKDRNPRWSPAALDEVDPEVVEGFLAPASEPVFGRDA
- the mmsB gene encoding 3-hydroxyisobutyrate dehydrogenase — encoded protein: MTGETIAFIGLGNMGGPMAANLLAAGHSVRGFDLVAEAREAAAQAGVVIAASAAEAVAGASIVITMLPAGRHVIAVWSELVTVVAPGALLIDCSTVDVDSARKAHALAAAQGHASLDAPVSGGIGGAKAGTLTFMVGGAADSFARGQAILARMGKNIFHCGEAGAGQVAKICNNMILGISMIGVSEAFVLGEKLGLSRQALFDVASVSSGQCWSLTTYCPVPGPVPTSPANNDYKPGFAAALMLKDLRLAQEAANSAGVSTPLGAEAAQLYSLFAGLGSAGEDFSAIIKMLRGHSEKGAA
- a CDS encoding enoyl-CoA hydratase, translating into MGYETIITAQHGRVLLITLNRPKALNALNAQVAAELIDAASAADRDPGIGCLVVTGSERAFAAGADIKEMQSQSYDEMYAADWFAQWERFAATRKPVIAAVAGYALGGGCELAMMCDFILAADNAQFGQPEIKLGVMPGMGGSQRLTRVVGKAKAMEMCLTGRMMDAVEAERSGLVARIVPAADLVAEALKTAETIAGMALPIAMMTKETVNRAYETTLAEGIRFERRVFHAMFSTADQKEGMAAFVEKRPAQFHRT
- the rpsU gene encoding 30S ribosomal protein S21 is translated as MQVLVRDNNVDQALRALKRKMQREGIFREMKARRAYEKPSEKRTREKAEAIRRSRKAARKQAQREGLLPAPKKKVTDPRQPPRPA
- a CDS encoding cold-shock protein, encoding MTDGTVKFFNVDKGFGFIQPDNGGPDVFVHITALERAGMRTLTEGQKVSFDAVTDPRRGKVAAENLQAL
- a CDS encoding GGDEF domain-containing protein; translated protein: MRGVIFKSAAVAAGSAAASLLLAATIVPAIGGVVDGNAWLMSTVLPVVIAWPASAVMFWQSARFRAANQQLAKAHAELLDAHRQLAEKASRDHMTGMLNRESFFAALDQAQRESGNYALLIIDADNFKMINDRFGHLAGDLALTLIAAAIKEGVRERDTRGRVGGEEFAILLSRVTANELAAIAERILAKVAEIRFEPVEGKVVSLSVSIGGASCWEGGTSDDLWQLADRRLYVAKRSGRNTTVMSDPPLRSAMAEECKSE